One Acidimicrobiia bacterium DNA window includes the following coding sequences:
- a CDS encoding ABC transporter ATP-binding protein, whose translation MSALVVRGLSTGYGSVPVVSDVSLEVDRGELVALLGRNGAGKSTTLSAIAGERHGPTSGTVELCGRDVSRAGPAALYLAGLALVPEGHRVFPSLTVAENVRLGGFPWRRKKADAIEQGVERVMELFPVLARYASREAGALSGGQQQMVAIGQALVANPVVLLIDEPSSGLAPAVVGDIYRALTVLRDEGRAVLLVEQSIDRALAAASRAYVLERGSVVLSGPTAELRADDRVAAIVRGAAVVEG comes from the coding sequence GTGAGCGCGCTCGTGGTGCGCGGATTGTCGACCGGGTACGGGTCGGTGCCGGTCGTGTCCGACGTGTCGCTCGAGGTCGACCGGGGCGAGCTCGTCGCGCTGCTCGGGCGCAACGGAGCGGGCAAGAGCACGACGTTGAGCGCGATCGCGGGTGAGCGGCACGGGCCGACGAGCGGCACCGTCGAGCTGTGCGGTCGTGACGTCTCGCGCGCCGGACCGGCCGCGCTGTACCTCGCCGGGCTCGCGCTGGTCCCCGAGGGCCACCGCGTGTTCCCGAGCCTGACCGTCGCCGAGAACGTCCGTCTCGGCGGGTTCCCGTGGCGGCGGAAGAAGGCCGACGCGATCGAGCAGGGCGTCGAACGTGTGATGGAGCTGTTCCCCGTCCTCGCCCGGTACGCGTCGCGCGAGGCGGGCGCGCTCAGCGGCGGTCAGCAGCAGATGGTCGCGATCGGGCAGGCCCTCGTCGCAAATCCGGTCGTGCTCTTGATCGACGAGCCGTCGTCGGGTCTCGCTCCCGCCGTCGTCGGGGACATCTACCGCGCGCTGACCGTCCTGCGCGACGAGGGCCGGGCGGTGCTGCTCGTCGAGCAGAGCATCGATCGCGCGCTGGCCGCGGCGTCACGCGCCTACGTGTTGGAGCGTGGCAGCGTGGTGCTGTCGGGCCCGACGGCGGAGCTCCGTGCGGACGACCGTGTCGCCGCGATCGTCCGCGGCGCTGCCGTCGTCGAGGGCTGA
- a CDS encoding MFS transporter translates to MTTAVPIDPKVHERRWFTLAVLCLSLLLIVAGNSSLNVALPPIQRALGSSQSQLQWMIDVYSLVFAGLLLPAGALADRFGRKWALQGGLAVFLLASLAASFSTATWQLIVWRAVTGVGAAFIMPGTLSVLNNVFHDLREKQRAIAIWAGCAGLGGALGPVLSGVLLRSFAWGSVFFINVVICAVAIGAGLVLVPNSSDPHEAKLDPVGAALAVAGLAGVLYGIIEAPENGWSAPITIITIAAGAVVLAVFAAWELHAHHPMLDVRLFRVREFNVGSLTITLEYFAGYGFFFVSVQYFQIAHGYSPLTAALLALPVGVFSMIGAPLSARFVERYGPRTVVGVGLLISAAGLTLLGWVSPETDAILLLVAAALMGMGLGQTTAPSTTLIMTSVPRAKSGVGSAVNDLSRELGGALGIAVLGSVLSTAYQHKISPKLVAIPGVPHGASTSVFTTLEAAKHLPAATAGQVAHLATSTFSSAFGIAMLGGAAVLVLNSALVWIRQVRPEAAELRDVDLPRASAGKRS, encoded by the coding sequence ATGACGACCGCCGTCCCGATCGACCCGAAGGTGCACGAACGCCGCTGGTTCACGCTCGCGGTGCTGTGCCTGAGCTTGCTGCTCATCGTGGCCGGGAACTCGTCGCTCAACGTCGCGCTGCCACCCATCCAGCGCGCGCTCGGCTCGTCGCAGAGCCAGCTGCAGTGGATGATCGACGTCTACAGCCTCGTGTTCGCGGGCCTGCTCCTGCCCGCGGGCGCGCTCGCGGACCGCTTCGGTCGGAAGTGGGCGCTGCAAGGTGGGCTCGCCGTGTTCCTGCTCGCGTCGCTCGCGGCGAGCTTCTCCACCGCGACGTGGCAGCTCATCGTGTGGCGCGCGGTGACCGGCGTGGGCGCGGCGTTCATCATGCCGGGGACGCTGTCGGTCCTGAACAACGTGTTCCACGACCTGCGCGAGAAGCAGCGCGCGATCGCGATCTGGGCCGGATGTGCCGGGCTGGGCGGCGCGCTCGGCCCCGTCCTGTCCGGTGTCCTGCTGCGCAGCTTCGCGTGGGGCTCGGTGTTCTTCATCAACGTCGTGATCTGCGCGGTCGCGATCGGGGCGGGCCTCGTGCTCGTGCCCAACTCGTCCGACCCGCACGAGGCGAAGCTCGACCCGGTGGGCGCGGCGCTCGCCGTCGCCGGCCTCGCGGGTGTGCTCTACGGGATCATCGAGGCACCCGAGAACGGATGGTCCGCGCCGATCACGATCATCACGATCGCCGCGGGCGCGGTCGTTCTCGCGGTGTTCGCCGCGTGGGAGCTGCACGCCCACCACCCGATGCTCGACGTGCGGCTCTTCCGGGTGCGCGAGTTCAACGTGGGATCGCTGACGATCACGCTCGAGTACTTCGCGGGGTACGGGTTCTTCTTCGTCAGCGTCCAGTACTTCCAGATCGCGCACGGGTACTCGCCGTTGACCGCTGCGCTGCTCGCCCTCCCTGTCGGCGTGTTCAGCATGATCGGCGCGCCCTTGAGCGCGCGGTTCGTCGAGCGGTACGGGCCGCGGACGGTCGTCGGCGTCGGGCTGCTCATCTCGGCCGCCGGCCTCACGCTGCTCGGCTGGGTCTCGCCCGAGACGGACGCGATCCTGCTCCTCGTCGCGGCGGCACTCATGGGCATGGGGCTCGGTCAGACGACCGCGCCCTCGACGACGTTGATCATGACCTCGGTCCCCCGCGCGAAGTCCGGTGTCGGTTCCGCGGTGAACGACCTGTCACGCGAGCTGGGTGGCGCGCTCGGCATCGCGGTGCTCGGCAGCGTGCTGTCCACCGCGTACCAGCACAAGATCTCGCCGAAGCTCGTTGCGATCCCCGGTGTCCCGCACGGCGCGTCGACGTCCGTGTTCACGACGCTCGAAGCCGCCAAGCACCTTCCCGCCGCGACCGCGGGCCAGGTCGCGCACCTCGCGACGTCGACGTTTTCGAGCGCGTTCGGGATCGCCATGCTCGGCGGCGCGGCCGTGCTCGTCCTGAACTCGGCGCTCGTCTGGATTCGCCAGGTCCGTCCCGAGGCCGCCGAGCTGCGCGACGTCGACCTCCCACGCGCGTCGGCGGGGAAGCGGAGCTGA
- a CDS encoding branched-chain amino acid ABC transporter permease, with protein MTLFVNAVITGIAVGAVYGLITIGYTVVFNATRVFNLAQGDLVMVGVLLSYWVLDVQHWPQVAAVVVVLVGVAAVALVEERIAVRPFLGRSRDNIGWFISTLAFGLVIETVVVRLYGNNPPRPVPSPLPSTRLHIGSIATRPQLLFAIGVLVVVTIAVEVFYRRTWLGQAMRATADDRDVAALRGIDPRRVSVIAFLIGGLLAGIGGYVVAPIVYADVTIGLTYSIKGFIALAIGGFGSIRGGIIGALAIGVAEQLFDLYIDPRYEIVASLALLMIILAVRPTGLFRNAVVREV; from the coding sequence TTGACGCTCTTCGTCAACGCGGTCATCACGGGCATCGCGGTCGGGGCCGTGTACGGCCTCATCACGATCGGCTACACGGTCGTGTTCAACGCGACGCGCGTGTTCAACCTCGCGCAGGGCGACCTCGTGATGGTCGGCGTGCTGCTGTCGTACTGGGTGCTGGACGTACAGCACTGGCCGCAGGTCGCCGCGGTCGTCGTCGTCCTGGTCGGCGTCGCGGCCGTCGCGCTCGTGGAGGAGCGGATCGCGGTCCGCCCGTTCCTCGGCCGTTCACGGGACAACATCGGCTGGTTCATCTCGACCCTCGCGTTCGGTCTCGTGATCGAGACCGTCGTCGTCCGCCTCTACGGGAACAACCCGCCGCGGCCGGTGCCAAGCCCACTCCCGTCGACGCGGCTGCACATCGGGAGCATCGCGACCCGCCCGCAGCTCCTGTTCGCGATCGGGGTGCTCGTCGTCGTCACGATCGCGGTCGAGGTCTTCTACCGGCGGACGTGGCTGGGGCAGGCGATGCGCGCGACGGCCGACGACCGCGACGTCGCCGCGCTGCGAGGGATCGACCCACGCCGCGTCAGCGTGATCGCGTTCCTCATCGGTGGGCTGCTGGCCGGCATCGGCGGGTACGTCGTCGCGCCGATCGTCTACGCCGACGTGACGATCGGCCTCACGTACAGCATCAAGGGATTCATCGCGCTGGCGATCGGCGGCTTCGGGAGCATCCGCGGCGGCATCATCGGCGCACTCGCGATCGGTGTCGCGGAACAGCTCTTCGACCTGTACATCGACCCGCGCTACGAGATCGTGGCGTCGCTCGCGTTGCTCATGATCATCCTCGCGGTCCGCCCGACCGGGCTGTTCCGCAACGCCGTGGTCCGCGAGGTATGA
- a CDS encoding WYL domain-containing protein yields MRASRLLALLLWLQERGGSATARELADELEVSVRTVYRDVGTLQAAGVPLWTETGPRGGVRLLDGWRTRLDGLSGDEASSLFLAGAGTAAAELGLGAILASAQTKLLATLPPELRGRAGRVRARFLFDAPHWFHRDEPLDALPVVADALWSEQRVEIAYRRGDRLVTRRVDPLGLVLKAGVWYVVARVDGTGDVRTYRVGRIASAEPTGEPFERPAGFDLARWWAASEAAFNADILRDRVRIRLSPQAQARLPHVTDTTAANAALAAAATSDGDGWKTVDLPVESEQVALSQLVALGEDVEVLEPRSLRASLARVGDAIAQRNRV; encoded by the coding sequence ATGCGGGCGAGCCGGCTGCTGGCGCTGCTCCTGTGGTTGCAGGAGCGGGGTGGGAGCGCGACCGCGCGTGAGCTCGCGGACGAGCTCGAGGTCTCGGTGCGCACCGTGTACCGGGACGTCGGCACGTTGCAGGCCGCCGGTGTGCCGTTGTGGACCGAGACCGGGCCGCGCGGCGGTGTGCGCCTGCTCGACGGCTGGCGCACCCGGCTCGACGGCCTGTCCGGCGACGAGGCCAGCTCGTTGTTCCTCGCCGGCGCCGGAACCGCGGCCGCCGAGCTCGGCCTGGGCGCGATCCTCGCGTCCGCGCAGACGAAGCTGCTCGCGACGCTCCCACCGGAGCTCCGCGGCCGCGCCGGCCGCGTCCGCGCGCGCTTCCTGTTCGACGCACCGCACTGGTTCCATCGCGACGAGCCGCTCGACGCGTTGCCGGTCGTGGCCGACGCGCTGTGGAGCGAGCAGCGCGTGGAGATCGCGTATCGGCGCGGCGACCGTCTCGTGACGCGCCGCGTGGACCCGCTCGGGCTCGTCCTCAAGGCGGGTGTGTGGTACGTCGTCGCGCGTGTGGACGGCACTGGCGACGTGCGGACGTATCGGGTCGGGCGGATCGCGTCCGCCGAGCCGACCGGCGAGCCGTTCGAACGGCCGGCCGGCTTCGATCTCGCGCGGTGGTGGGCGGCATCGGAGGCCGCGTTCAACGCCGACATCCTGCGCGACCGCGTCCGCATCCGCCTGTCGCCCCAGGCGCAGGCGCGACTGCCGCACGTGACCGACACGACGGCAGCCAACGCCGCGCTCGCCGCGGCCGCGACGTCCGACGGCGACGGCTGGAAGACGGTCGATCTTCCCGTCGAGTCGGAGCAGGTCGCACTGTCGCAGCTCGTCGCGCTCGGGGAGGACGTCGAGGTGCTGGAGCCCCGGTCGTTGCGCGCGTCGCTCGCGCGCGTCGGCGACGCGATCGCGCAGCGGAACCGCGTATGA
- a CDS encoding serine/threonine-protein kinase — MKETEQRSPFRLSNDSVPGFDVLVEVAAGATGTVYRGVQTELAREVAVKVIDASPDSEVWRRFERECHAIGSLSDHPSIVTVYEAGKTLAGHPYIVMEYLKRGSLAEVVALDGVRPWREVLTIGVRIADALEAAHQAGILHRDVKPENVLVSRYGEPKLGDFGIARLQGHVKTETGVVSATVAHAAPEILDGSPATPASDVYSLCSTLYALLLGKGPFEPRPDEPLARVVARIENEPAPPLPVDIAPSALAHVIARGLAKRPAKRPGSALALAHELQKVQQAAGEPVTSVHTTTAAGSVNEADSTGPTTRVSRPTRSRGRVRRSVSWMVILAFVLIVAGAIAAVASWPSRGRRVVKARSAPSAVIFEDQFDGNAAGWATGLDQDGGGAQFDNGRYRVFVNSANHTEVSDTNFIGRPHHPDLTHLTDDEIDVAGKLTSPAGVYGLACRHTTDGGFYEGVVGADGVYGIYKTARAGTSPVPLMKSTRAAPSGAWTNVAFVCRTVDRGAGVALTLRLDGSQLATLVDRESPLGAGSAGVAVGAQDVGAASALFDDFVIRSLPSATAGR; from the coding sequence GTGAAGGAGACCGAGCAGCGGTCGCCGTTCCGGCTGTCGAACGACAGCGTGCCAGGTTTCGACGTTCTGGTGGAGGTCGCAGCCGGCGCGACCGGCACGGTCTATCGAGGTGTGCAGACCGAGCTCGCGCGCGAGGTCGCTGTGAAGGTGATCGACGCGTCGCCGGACAGCGAGGTGTGGCGACGGTTCGAGCGCGAGTGCCACGCGATCGGGTCGCTGTCCGACCACCCGAGCATCGTGACGGTGTACGAGGCGGGCAAGACGCTCGCCGGGCACCCGTACATCGTGATGGAGTACCTCAAGCGCGGGTCGCTTGCTGAGGTCGTCGCGCTCGACGGTGTGCGGCCATGGCGCGAGGTGTTGACGATCGGTGTCCGGATCGCCGACGCGCTCGAAGCCGCTCACCAGGCTGGGATCCTCCACCGCGACGTCAAGCCCGAGAACGTGCTCGTCTCGCGCTACGGCGAGCCCAAGCTCGGCGATTTCGGGATCGCCCGGCTGCAGGGTCACGTGAAGACGGAGACCGGCGTCGTGTCCGCGACCGTCGCGCACGCGGCACCCGAGATCCTCGACGGCTCCCCGGCGACGCCCGCGTCCGACGTCTACTCGCTCTGCTCCACGCTGTACGCGCTCCTCCTCGGCAAGGGACCGTTCGAGCCCCGGCCCGACGAGCCGCTCGCACGTGTCGTCGCGAGGATCGAGAACGAGCCGGCGCCTCCACTGCCCGTCGACATCGCGCCGTCAGCCCTCGCGCACGTCATCGCGCGGGGTCTCGCGAAGCGTCCCGCGAAGCGACCTGGGAGCGCGCTCGCACTCGCGCATGAGCTGCAGAAGGTCCAGCAGGCTGCCGGCGAGCCCGTCACCTCGGTCCACACGACGACAGCGGCCGGCTCGGTCAACGAAGCTGACTCCACGGGTCCGACGACTCGCGTGTCGCGTCCGACGCGTTCGCGTGGCCGCGTCCGCCGATCCGTCTCGTGGATGGTCATCCTCGCGTTCGTGCTCATCGTCGCGGGCGCCATCGCTGCCGTTGCCTCGTGGCCCTCTCGTGGCCGTCGCGTCGTCAAGGCGCGCTCGGCGCCGTCGGCCGTGATCTTCGAGGACCAGTTCGACGGCAACGCTGCTGGGTGGGCCACGGGACTCGACCAGGATGGTGGCGGGGCGCAGTTCGACAACGGTCGCTACCGCGTCTTCGTGAACAGCGCGAACCACACCGAGGTGTCCGACACCAACTTCATCGGCCGTCCGCACCACCCGGACCTGACGCACCTCACCGACGACGAGATCGACGTCGCGGGAAAGCTCACCTCTCCCGCTGGCGTCTACGGCCTCGCGTGCCGCCACACGACCGACGGCGGCTTCTACGAAGGCGTCGTCGGTGCAGACGGCGTCTACGGGATCTACAAGACAGCCCGCGCCGGCACGTCTCCCGTCCCGCTCATGAAGAGCACGCGCGCCGCGCCCTCAGGCGCGTGGACGAACGTTGCGTTCGTGTGCCGGACCGTCGATCGCGGTGCGGGCGTCGCGCTGACGCTGCGCCTCGACGGGAGCCAGCTGGCGACCCTCGTCGATCGTGAATCGCCGCTCGGTGCCGGCAGCGCGGGCGTCGCTGTCGGCGCACAGGACGTCGGCGCTGCGTCGGCCCTGTTCGACGACTTCGTGATCCGGTCGCTGCCCTCCGCGACCGCAGGCAGGTAG
- a CDS encoding branched-chain amino acid ABC transporter ATP-binding protein/permease: MRRAAAARITPAWGVGIVVVLALVVWPYLGHSQAYQLTRLEYIFTGLMVAIGLNIVTGYAGQLSLGPGAVYAVGGYAAAIVANDHASVVGLAGMCGVALVASAVLGLVIGVPSLRVGGFYLGMTTLFFALVIPTVVANLKLTGKEQGISLLANIDFHQHVSGVALYQVTLAAVLVLLVLSWLLLESRLGHRFVTLATSEELASSIGIPPYRTKLLAFLLSALPAGIGGAFYAYTQQFISPGSVSPQLSIYLLAACVVGGFGTVLGPFVGGLIVIGLSQYLGRFEQYEGIIFGVLLVLFAVGLPEGIMGFEPRRVRVRPVWLRALRLPGLGGPRVEPVVRAVEPSAPRPAAVGAVAELLSGAPAERLEARNVSRAFGGVRALDDVDVTVRPGTIHGLIGSNGSGKTTLLNVVSGYYAIDRGRIALGGARIDGRSTHRIAAAGVARTFQTPKLVERGTLVDNVLVAVEQRGEVRGRRAAVDTARRCLAAVGLAERADERAGTQPHGTRRLVEVARALALRPGVVLLDEPGAGLSAPEVDVLRDVIVAIARAGAAVLVVEHNVPLVLEIADEVTALHEGRVIATGLPGDVAAHPDVVAAFLGANEGLVS; the protein is encoded by the coding sequence ATGAGGCGAGCGGCCGCGGCGCGGATCACGCCCGCGTGGGGTGTCGGCATCGTCGTCGTGCTCGCGCTCGTCGTCTGGCCGTACCTCGGCCATTCGCAGGCGTACCAGCTCACGCGGCTGGAGTACATCTTCACCGGGCTGATGGTCGCGATCGGGCTCAACATCGTGACCGGGTACGCGGGGCAGCTGTCGCTCGGACCAGGCGCGGTGTACGCAGTCGGCGGGTACGCGGCCGCGATCGTCGCCAACGACCACGCGTCGGTCGTCGGGCTGGCCGGGATGTGCGGCGTCGCGCTCGTGGCGTCCGCGGTGCTCGGGCTCGTGATCGGCGTGCCGTCCTTGCGCGTCGGCGGGTTCTATCTCGGCATGACGACGCTGTTCTTCGCGCTCGTCATCCCGACCGTGGTCGCCAACCTGAAGCTGACCGGCAAGGAGCAGGGGATCTCGCTCCTCGCGAACATCGACTTTCATCAGCACGTCAGCGGCGTGGCGCTGTACCAGGTCACGCTCGCGGCCGTGCTCGTGCTGCTCGTGCTGTCGTGGTTGCTGCTCGAGTCTCGTCTCGGGCACCGCTTCGTCACGCTCGCGACGAGCGAGGAGCTGGCGAGCTCGATCGGGATCCCGCCGTACCGCACCAAGCTGCTCGCGTTCCTGTTGTCGGCGCTGCCGGCCGGGATCGGCGGCGCGTTCTACGCGTACACGCAGCAGTTCATCTCGCCGGGGAGCGTCTCGCCGCAGCTGTCGATCTACCTGCTCGCCGCGTGCGTGGTGGGCGGGTTCGGCACGGTGCTCGGGCCGTTCGTCGGTGGCCTGATCGTCATCGGCCTGTCGCAGTACCTCGGCCGCTTCGAGCAGTACGAAGGGATCATCTTCGGCGTGCTGCTCGTGCTCTTCGCGGTCGGACTGCCCGAGGGGATCATGGGCTTCGAGCCGAGGCGCGTGCGGGTGCGGCCCGTGTGGCTCCGGGCGCTGCGCCTGCCCGGACTGGGCGGTCCGCGCGTCGAACCGGTCGTTCGGGCGGTGGAGCCCTCGGCGCCGCGGCCGGCGGCGGTCGGTGCGGTGGCCGAGCTCCTGTCCGGAGCACCTGCGGAGCGTCTCGAGGCGCGGAACGTGTCGCGCGCGTTCGGCGGCGTCCGCGCGCTCGACGACGTCGACGTCACCGTCCGTCCGGGCACGATCCACGGGCTCATCGGCTCGAACGGGTCGGGCAAGACGACGCTGCTGAACGTCGTCTCCGGCTACTACGCGATCGACCGCGGGCGGATCGCGCTCGGCGGGGCACGGATCGACGGCCGCTCGACGCACCGCATCGCCGCCGCGGGCGTCGCGCGGACGTTCCAGACGCCGAAGCTCGTCGAGCGGGGAACGCTCGTCGACAACGTGCTCGTCGCGGTGGAGCAGCGCGGCGAGGTGCGCGGACGGCGAGCCGCTGTCGACACCGCGCGGCGGTGTCTGGCCGCGGTCGGGCTCGCGGAGCGCGCTGACGAGCGCGCCGGCACGCAACCGCACGGCACGCGACGGCTCGTCGAGGTCGCGCGGGCCCTCGCGCTGCGGCCGGGTGTCGTGCTGCTCGACGAGCCGGGCGCGGGACTCTCCGCGCCCGAGGTCGACGTGCTGCGCGACGTGATCGTCGCAATCGCCCGTGCCGGAGCGGCTGTCCTCGTCGTCGAGCACAACGTGCCGCTCGTGCTCGAGATCGCCGACGAGGTGACCGCGCTGCACGAAGGCCGTGTCATCGCGACCGGGCTGCCGGGTGACGTCGCCGCGCATCCCGACGTCGTGGCGGCGTTCCTCGGCGCGAACGAGGGACTGGTGTCGTGA
- a CDS encoding LPXTG cell wall anchor domain-containing protein encodes MARPLAALGAVTIAVFVLAAPAGAMSRAHHRPPSTTATTATTDAESGPTTVPSSPTAVRDRPDDPPHSTAGDDRDDEPHHRDTDCDGDDDCDEKPPRPTTTTTAVVPVAVEGATESPAKIQVLGETTTNDEPGIYDAPRPVAYRSLPNTGSPSTPFVLTGVFMLATGVALLGATRFTRASSARSRT; translated from the coding sequence GTGGCGCGACCGCTCGCCGCTCTTGGCGCCGTCACGATCGCGGTCTTCGTCCTCGCCGCTCCCGCGGGAGCGATGTCCCGCGCGCATCACCGCCCGCCGTCGACGACCGCGACGACCGCGACGACCGACGCGGAGAGCGGCCCGACCACGGTGCCGTCATCGCCGACCGCGGTTCGCGATCGACCGGACGATCCGCCGCACTCGACTGCCGGCGACGATCGCGACGACGAGCCGCATCATCGCGACACTGACTGCGATGGCGACGACGACTGCGACGAAAAGCCTCCGCGGCCGACGACTACCACGACCGCTGTTGTCCCGGTTGCCGTCGAAGGGGCAACTGAGAGCCCGGCGAAGATCCAGGTTCTCGGGGAGACGACGACCAACGACGAGCCGGGTATCTACGACGCGCCGCGGCCGGTCGCGTACCGATCACTCCCGAACACTGGCTCCCCGTCGACGCCTTTCGTGCTCACCGGCGTCTTCATGCTTGCGACCGGTGTCGCGCTGCTGGGGGCCACGCGGTTCACACGCGCCTCGTCCGCGCGTTCACGCACGTGA
- a CDS encoding SDR family NAD(P)-dependent oxidoreductase — translation MSRERACEGRVALVTGASRGGTGTAVAVRLAAEGAAVALTSRNVEGLEEAAARVQEVGGTALVLPCDLRDPDGGRGTLVARAAAELGPVDILVNSAASNGYKPFEQWTAPELDAIHQLDVRAPWDLMAQAVGSMRERGAGWIVNLTSFSGELPPGPPFPRLLPATGGSAYGASKAALNRLTVSVAAETYGQGIAVNALTPQAAIATPALLAGGWIDPALYEPLETIAEATLALCTCDATALTGRIAYSLQLLVELDRPVRDLRGETLVDGWQPDDLRAVVAEHTRRLERNGWPRPFDLGRVHSPPAAL, via the coding sequence ATGAGCAGGGAACGCGCGTGCGAAGGGCGCGTCGCGCTCGTCACCGGCGCGAGCCGCGGCGGCACGGGAACCGCGGTCGCGGTGCGACTCGCGGCCGAAGGCGCCGCGGTGGCGCTCACGTCACGGAACGTCGAAGGGCTGGAGGAGGCGGCCGCGCGCGTGCAGGAAGTCGGCGGGACGGCGCTCGTCCTGCCGTGCGACCTGCGCGACCCCGACGGCGGTCGCGGCACGCTCGTCGCACGCGCCGCGGCCGAGCTCGGACCCGTCGACATCCTCGTGAACAGCGCCGCGTCCAACGGCTACAAGCCGTTCGAGCAGTGGACCGCGCCCGAGCTCGACGCGATCCACCAGCTCGACGTGCGCGCGCCGTGGGACCTGATGGCGCAGGCAGTCGGGTCGATGCGCGAGCGCGGCGCGGGATGGATCGTGAACCTGACGAGCTTCTCCGGCGAGCTCCCACCCGGCCCGCCGTTCCCGCGCTTGCTCCCGGCAACCGGCGGATCCGCGTACGGGGCGAGCAAGGCGGCGCTCAACCGGCTCACGGTGTCGGTCGCGGCCGAGACCTACGGGCAGGGGATCGCCGTGAACGCGCTCACGCCCCAGGCCGCGATCGCGACGCCCGCGCTGCTCGCCGGTGGATGGATCGACCCCGCGCTCTACGAGCCGCTCGAGACGATCGCCGAGGCGACGCTGGCGCTGTGCACGTGCGACGCGACCGCGCTGACGGGCCGCATCGCGTACAGCCTGCAGCTCCTCGTCGAGCTCGACCGTCCCGTGCGCGATCTGCGCGGCGAGACGCTCGTGGACGGTTGGCAGCCCGACGATCTGCGCGCGGTCGTCGCCGAGCACACCCGGCGCCTCGAGCGCAACGGTTGGCCCCGACCGTTCGACCTCGGTCGCGTCCACAGCCCGCCGGCCGCGCTCTGA
- a CDS encoding ABC transporter substrate-binding protein produces the protein MKRGIVSSGARFAAVVAVAALVFSACGSSGGKSSSSSKSSGIPAGDIKIGALLTLNGPLAAIGTSQKVNDAALVDALNATGGIAGHPVKLIALNDQGDPATAVAAAQQLVSDHVAGVIYAGTSATVTQTVPVFMKSKVPVVMLDPLDQWDDGAKYPYFFDNYPLNQGTTDKMAQFAATTLKATKVGVLTDGSTFGDTLLSDLKKSVGKEGVHITDTETYQPTSPDVTTQVRKLQSSGADALVLFAAAGMGHVYDAMRTVGWKPPIITTAASFFDGYTSLGDLGPTAYSNCAVALQQGEQPDTGMADVLKVVTAKTGVNPSVGQVVLTADDFKILKSAIEQTNSLDPDKIKHAIEGYKDKSFTTPTIRYTWSATHHGGWPNSQMRMCKMTPLGPYDLPYIAG, from the coding sequence ATGAAGCGGGGCATCGTGTCGTCGGGGGCACGGTTCGCGGCGGTCGTGGCGGTGGCGGCGCTCGTCTTCTCGGCATGCGGGTCGAGCGGCGGCAAGAGCTCGTCATCGTCGAAGTCCTCGGGGATCCCGGCCGGCGACATCAAGATCGGCGCGCTCCTCACCCTGAACGGCCCGCTCGCGGCGATCGGCACGTCGCAGAAGGTGAACGACGCCGCGCTGGTCGACGCGCTGAACGCGACGGGCGGCATCGCCGGGCACCCGGTGAAGCTCATCGCGCTGAACGACCAGGGCGACCCGGCCACCGCGGTCGCGGCCGCGCAACAGCTCGTGAGCGACCACGTCGCCGGGGTCATCTACGCGGGGACGTCCGCGACCGTGACGCAGACGGTTCCCGTGTTCATGAAGAGCAAGGTCCCGGTGGTCATGCTCGACCCGCTCGACCAGTGGGACGACGGCGCGAAGTACCCGTACTTCTTCGACAACTACCCGCTGAACCAGGGCACGACCGACAAGATGGCGCAGTTCGCGGCGACGACGCTGAAGGCCACGAAGGTCGGCGTCCTCACGGATGGCTCGACGTTCGGCGACACGCTCCTGTCCGACCTGAAGAAGTCGGTCGGCAAGGAGGGCGTCCACATCACGGACACCGAGACGTACCAGCCGACGTCGCCGGACGTGACGACGCAGGTCCGCAAGCTGCAGTCGTCCGGGGCGGACGCGCTCGTGCTGTTCGCCGCCGCCGGCATGGGGCACGTCTACGACGCGATGCGCACGGTCGGCTGGAAGCCGCCGATCATCACGACCGCGGCGTCGTTCTTCGACGGGTACACGTCGCTCGGCGATCTCGGGCCGACCGCGTACTCGAACTGCGCCGTCGCGTTGCAGCAGGGCGAGCAGCCCGACACCGGGATGGCGGACGTGCTGAAGGTCGTCACCGCGAAGACGGGCGTGAACCCGAGCGTCGGCCAGGTCGTGCTCACCGCGGACGACTTCAAGATCCTGAAGAGCGCGATCGAGCAGACCAACTCGCTGGACCCCGACAAGATCAAGCACGCGATCGAGGGCTACAAGGACAAGTCGTTCACGACGCCGACGATCCGGTACACGTGGAGCGCGACGCACCACGGCGGATGGCCGAACTCGCAGATGCGCATGTGCAAGATGACGCCGCTCGGCCCGTACGACCTCCCGTACATCGCGGGGTAG